One Campylobacter sp. RM16192 genomic region harbors:
- a CDS encoding GGDEF domain-containing protein: protein MIKVNKKKTGNTVTIKDKEPAEFNIYGFSEDVIKELIEENIPSIPKNYSIFFEKMLDKKPDDFKKKITEIIEIEDEIGRIEDYRQIYIEREIKQSFAQIKSMLQAVALIYKNLGIMKTIIKKRSDSLEANSNLLTVQSVFNAFNDDLDKLNALINKHIDVIKLNYEEISRVFKVVEEQSIYDPKFDLYNKKFFLKTLESELQYVKKYGYKSSFMLVKPKDEMMNLLGVRDRQAILKNISRFLLRTSRRSDILAHYGDGIFAMLMKHTDIEGAKKACERIADMFYTATFLTSETDLEIDMEIAVCDLDTTKTIEEVFSHTLDMLAKSGRHKSKYVIVEDK from the coding sequence TTGATTAAGGTTAATAAAAAAAAGACAGGCAATACCGTAACTATAAAAGATAAAGAGCCTGCAGAGTTTAATATATATGGGTTTTCTGAGGATGTTATAAAAGAGCTTATAGAGGAAAATATCCCGTCTATTCCTAAAAATTACTCTATTTTCTTTGAAAAGATGCTTGATAAAAAGCCTGATGATTTTAAGAAAAAAATTACTGAGATTATAGAGATTGAAGATGAGATAGGCAGAATAGAAGACTATAGGCAAATTTATATAGAGCGCGAGATTAAGCAGAGTTTTGCTCAAATAAAAAGCATGTTGCAAGCGGTTGCGCTTATATATAAAAACCTTGGAATTATGAAAACTATTATAAAAAAACGCTCAGATAGCCTTGAGGCAAATTCGAATTTACTTACAGTTCAAAGCGTGTTTAACGCATTTAATGATGACTTGGATAAGCTTAATGCTTTAATCAATAAGCATATTGATGTTATTAAATTAAACTATGAAGAGATCAGCAGAGTTTTTAAAGTCGTGGAGGAGCAATCAATATACGATCCTAAATTTGATCTTTATAATAAAAAGTTTTTCCTAAAAACTTTGGAATCAGAGCTTCAATATGTAAAAAAATATGGATATAAATCATCTTTTATGCTTGTAAAGCCAAAAGATGAAATGATGAATCTTTTAGGCGTTAGAGATAGGCAGGCGATACTTAAAAACATCTCAAGATTTCTTCTTAGAACATCAAGAAGGAGTGATATTTTAGCCCATTATGGAGATGGAATTTTTGCTATGCTTATGAAGCACACTGATATAGAGGGTGCAAAAAAAGCTTGCGAAAGAATTGCTGATATGTTTTATACAGCGACATTTTTGACATCTGAAACTGATCTTGAAATAGATATGGAAATAGCGGTTTGTGATCTAGATACTACAAAGACTATTGAAGAAGTTTTTTCGCATACTCTAGATATGCTTGCAAAAAGTGGACGGCATAAGTCAAAATACGTGATAGTAGAGGATAAGTAG
- a CDS encoding efflux RND transporter permease subunit — translation MFSKFFIDRPIFATVVSIIIVIAGSMAIKGLPVEEYPQLTPPQISVSASYTGADAQTIADSVATVIEDQINGVENMLYMQSTSSSSGTMGINVYFKIGADSKQAAIDVNNRVQAALAKLPSEVQQRGVTVRERSSSILEVISFTSEDMDIIKMHNYVLANIEDEIKRVDGVGDTAVIGTKDYAMRIWLKPDLLAKFNISTSEVITQINQQNKQYATGKIGEQPNTTDNPYVFSIRPEGRLKSVQEFENIVLRTSKEGTMLKLKDVAKVELGARSYVFEGMLNGQKMVPMLIFLQNGANALATANAVNKKLDELSKNFPTGFKHTVAYNPTDFIQVSINEVMKTFLEAMVLVMVVIYMFLKSFRATIIPMLAVPVSIIGTFAGLYAMGFTINLITLFALVLAIGIVVDDAIIVIENIERILHEEDISVRDAAIKAMQEVSAPVVSIVLVLSAVFIPVAFMEGFVGVIQRQFALTLVVSVCISGFVALTLTPALCVVMLKKQESQPFWFVRKFNEFFDWSTSVFTAGVAKVLRHIIPSFIAIGIMGYAIFVLFNSIPGSLVPAEDKGSIIAITSLPPASVMERTKKEMKDISEAFTKNPNVEFATGLVGYDMFAGALKENSAVAFIRLKDWSERKSADSSASALVGHFNKIFWGSKESMTFVVNVPPITGLSITGGFDMYLLNKTGKTYNEIEKDALKVVAAANARPELTSVRTTLETTYPQYNLTVDKQKAKLLGVSEPDIFSTIAATIGSYYVNDFNMLGKSYNVYVRAVDTYRNSPEDFRNIFVKSNSGEMIPLNSLVTLKRGVGPDIVDRFNLFPAAKIMGDPKPGYTSGDAIKAISEVVAEQLSSDEYSISWSGSAYQEVSSQGTGTTAFIFGMVFVFLILAAQYERWLIPLAVITAVPFAVFGSLVAVWARGLTNDIYFQIGLLLLIGLSAKNAILIVEFAMQERESGKSAFEAAVNAAKLRFRPIVMTSIAFTLGVFPMVISTGAGAASRHALGTGVIGGMIAATTIAIFFVPMFYYLLENLNNKFWDKKPKIKESAHA, via the coding sequence ATGTTTTCTAAATTTTTTATAGATAGACCTATCTTCGCGACGGTAGTATCTATAATCATCGTAATAGCAGGCTCAATGGCGATCAAAGGCCTTCCTGTCGAAGAGTATCCGCAGCTTACTCCGCCTCAAATTTCAGTAAGCGCCTCATATACGGGAGCCGATGCGCAGACTATCGCCGACTCGGTGGCAACGGTGATTGAAGATCAGATAAACGGTGTTGAAAATATGCTTTATATGCAAAGCACCTCAAGCTCAAGCGGTACCATGGGCATAAACGTATATTTTAAGATAGGTGCAGACTCAAAGCAAGCGGCTATCGATGTAAATAACCGCGTTCAAGCAGCTCTTGCAAAGCTTCCTAGCGAGGTTCAGCAAAGAGGCGTAACGGTAAGAGAAAGAAGCTCAAGCATCCTTGAAGTTATATCATTTACTTCTGAAGATATGGACATCATCAAGATGCACAACTACGTGCTGGCAAACATCGAGGATGAGATCAAAAGAGTCGATGGAGTCGGAGATACCGCAGTTATCGGCACCAAAGACTATGCCATGAGAATTTGGCTTAAGCCTGATCTGCTTGCTAAATTTAACATCTCAACAAGTGAAGTTATAACTCAAATCAATCAGCAAAACAAACAATACGCCACAGGTAAGATAGGAGAGCAGCCAAACACTACGGATAATCCTTATGTTTTTTCTATTAGACCAGAAGGGCGTCTAAAAAGCGTGCAAGAATTTGAAAATATAGTCTTAAGAACTTCAAAAGAAGGCACTATGCTAAAGCTAAAAGACGTAGCAAAAGTCGAGCTTGGAGCAAGAAGCTATGTGTTTGAAGGTATGCTAAACGGGCAAAAGATGGTGCCTATGCTCATTTTCTTGCAAAACGGCGCAAATGCTCTTGCGACAGCAAATGCCGTAAACAAAAAGCTTGACGAGCTATCAAAAAATTTTCCGACAGGATTTAAGCACACGGTCGCTTATAACCCTACCGATTTTATACAAGTATCCATAAATGAGGTTATGAAGACATTTTTAGAAGCGATGGTGCTTGTAATGGTCGTTATATATATGTTTTTAAAGAGTTTTCGCGCGACCATCATACCTATGCTTGCGGTGCCTGTATCTATCATAGGCACTTTTGCAGGGCTTTATGCGATGGGCTTTACGATAAATTTGATAACACTCTTTGCCCTAGTGCTTGCTATCGGCATAGTTGTTGATGACGCCATTATCGTTATAGAAAATATAGAGAGAATTTTGCATGAAGAAGACATCAGCGTAAGAGACGCGGCTATAAAAGCGATGCAAGAGGTTTCTGCACCGGTAGTTTCTATCGTGCTTGTTCTTTCTGCGGTATTTATCCCGGTTGCATTTATGGAAGGATTTGTGGGCGTCATACAGCGTCAATTTGCGCTTACTTTAGTGGTTTCGGTTTGTATTTCAGGATTTGTCGCTCTTACTTTAACGCCGGCACTTTGTGTGGTCATGCTCAAAAAGCAAGAGTCGCAGCCGTTTTGGTTCGTGCGCAAATTTAACGAATTTTTTGACTGGAGCACGAGCGTATTTACAGCAGGTGTCGCAAAAGTACTAAGACATATCATTCCAAGCTTCATCGCCATAGGCATTATGGGCTATGCTATATTTGTGTTGTTTAACTCAATCCCTGGCAGCCTAGTGCCAGCTGAAGATAAAGGCTCAATAATCGCCATAACCTCGCTTCCGCCTGCTTCTGTCATGGAGCGCACAAAAAAAGAGATGAAAGATATAAGCGAAGCATTTACTAAAAATCCAAACGTAGAATTTGCAACAGGCCTTGTTGGATATGATATGTTTGCCGGTGCGCTTAAAGAAAACTCGGCAGTTGCATTTATAAGACTTAAAGATTGGAGTGAAAGAAAGAGCGCAGATAGCTCAGCTAGCGCCTTGGTAGGTCATTTTAATAAGATCTTTTGGGGCTCAAAAGAGTCAATGACTTTCGTCGTAAACGTCCCACCGATAACAGGGCTTAGCATAACAGGTGGCTTTGATATGTACCTGCTTAATAAAACCGGCAAAACATATAACGAGATCGAAAAAGACGCTTTAAAAGTAGTTGCCGCAGCAAATGCTCGCCCGGAGCTTACAAGTGTAAGAACCACGCTTGAGACAACCTATCCGCAGTATAATCTAACAGTAGATAAGCAAAAGGCAAAGCTCTTAGGAGTAAGCGAGCCTGATATATTTAGCACCATAGCGGCAACCATCGGCTCATACTACGTAAATGACTTCAACATGCTTGGCAAGTCATATAACGTCTATGTAAGAGCTGTTGATACCTATAGAAATTCGCCTGAGGACTTTAGAAATATCTTCGTTAAGTCAAACAGCGGCGAGATGATACCGCTAAATTCGCTTGTCACACTAAAGCGAGGAGTGGGACCTGATATCGTGGATAGATTTAACCTCTTTCCTGCCGCTAAAATCATGGGCGATCCAAAACCTGGCTACACTTCAGGAGACGCGATAAAAGCGATAAGCGAAGTGGTGGCAGAGCAACTCTCAAGCGATGAATACTCCATAAGCTGGTCAGGAAGCGCCTATCAAGAGGTTAGCTCGCAAGGAACAGGCACTACGGCATTTATATTTGGTATGGTGTTTGTGTTTTTGATTCTTGCTGCGCAATACGAAAGATGGCTCATCCCGCTTGCGGTTATCACGGCGGTACCGTTTGCGGTGTTTGGCTCGCTTGTGGCAGTTTGGGCTAGAGGACTAACTAACGATATATATTTTCAGATAGGGCTTTTGCTTCTTATCGGACTATCCGCTAAAAATGCGATCTTGATCGTGGAATTTGCGATGCAAGAGCGCGAAAGCGGAAAGAGTGCCTTTGAAGCGGCTGTTAATGCGGCAAAATTAAGGTTTCGCCCAATTGTAATGACCTCTATCGCATTTACGCTAGGAGTTTTCCCGATGGTTATAAGCACCGGTGCAGGAGCTGCGTCTCGTCATGCGCTTGGTACCGGAGTTATCGGTGGCATGATAGCAGCAACCACGATAGCGATATTTTTCGTGCCGATGTTTTACTATCTGCTTGAAAATTTAAACAACAAATTTTGGGATAAAAAGCCAAAAATAAAGGAGAGCGCCCATGCGTAA
- the purN gene encoding phosphoribosylglycinamide formyltransferase — MVTKKIAVLFSGSGSNLEAILQKVHNKIFNNVKIEVVLTLTNKANAYGIERARRYGLESVIIEHTNFASRQEFDQALVDEIKKHNVDLTVFAGFMRILTPVFTNQIKAINLHPSLLPLFKGAHAIKESFESEMLVGGVSVHYVSEELDGGKLIMQRAFEKSDDMSLEEFEEKIHAIEHEILPESIVKILCK, encoded by the coding sequence ATGGTTACGAAAAAAATAGCGGTTTTATTTAGCGGAAGCGGCTCAAATTTAGAGGCAATCCTTCAAAAAGTTCATAATAAAATTTTTAATAACGTTAAAATCGAAGTAGTGCTAACACTAACAAACAAAGCTAACGCTTACGGCATAGAGCGAGCGCGCAGATACGGGCTTGAAAGCGTGATTATAGAGCATACGAATTTTGCTTCAAGGCAGGAGTTTGATCAAGCGTTAGTTGACGAGATAAAAAAACATAATGTCGATCTAACCGTGTTTGCTGGCTTTATGAGAATTCTAACTCCCGTTTTTACAAATCAGATAAAAGCTATCAACCTTCATCCGTCACTTCTGCCACTTTTTAAGGGTGCTCACGCCATAAAAGAGAGTTTTGAAAGCGAGATGTTAGTAGGCGGCGTTAGTGTGCACTATGTTAGCGAAGAACTTGACGGCGGTAAGCTTATCATGCAGCGAGCCTTTGAAAAAAGTGATGATATGAGCCTAGAAGAGTTTGAAGAGAAAATTCACGCCATAGAGCATGAAATTTTGCCTGAAAGTATCGTAAAAATTCTTTGCAAATAA
- a CDS encoding NAD(P)H-hydrate dehydratase encodes MKKLFLNTSKLDELACLKFGLSNEILMENAANALAKEVHKKVKKGVKILGVCGSGNNGADVAATLRMLSGEYECELFLAFEKQNDMLKIQLDRAFKLGVKQVKKIGKYRCVIDGIFGSGLNRNLDKKTVDLISSINEMKAYKIACDIPSGLNELGNSCGAVFKADTTITMGARKIGLYSDFAKDFTGKIRLVNLGLTDVKFEGETDTFKLQKNDMNLPFRNKANTNKSDFGHVFIVSGELSGAVQIAGKAALAMGAGLVSIVSKSKNLITDPILMNAKEITQKMAYGALGMGLGKLDEAKKTELFKALNSKKALVLDADMCYEKLTIELLKSKKDIVITPHPKEFSSLLELGGFGEFSVQEIQENRFELAIAWSKKFPNVLVLKGANTIIAYGGKIYVMPYGSVALSKAGSGDALSGIIISLLAQGYTALDAAISGTLAHALSVRKSKQNNYSITPKDIIKGLKWLRKK; translated from the coding sequence ATGAAAAAACTGTTTTTAAACACTTCTAAGCTTGATGAGCTTGCCTGCTTAAAATTTGGGCTAAGCAACGAAATTTTGATGGAAAATGCTGCAAATGCACTTGCAAAAGAGGTACATAAAAAAGTTAAAAAGGGCGTAAAAATTTTAGGTGTTTGCGGTAGTGGAAATAACGGTGCGGACGTAGCCGCTACTCTCAGGATGTTAAGCGGCGAGTATGAGTGCGAGCTCTTTTTGGCGTTTGAAAAGCAAAACGATATGCTAAAAATTCAGCTTGATAGAGCCTTTAAACTTGGAGTCAAGCAAGTTAAAAAAATCGGCAAATACAGGTGCGTTATAGATGGAATTTTTGGCTCCGGGCTAAATAGAAATTTAGATAAAAAGACGGTAGATCTCATAAGTTCTATAAATGAAATGAAAGCCTACAAGATAGCTTGCGATATACCAAGCGGGCTTAACGAGCTTGGAAATAGCTGTGGTGCCGTTTTTAAGGCGGACACAACTATAACTATGGGAGCTAGGAAGATCGGGCTTTATTCTGATTTTGCCAAGGATTTTACAGGTAAGATTAGACTTGTTAATTTGGGGCTTACTGATGTTAAATTTGAAGGCGAAACCGATACTTTTAAACTTCAAAAAAACGATATGAATTTGCCTTTTAGAAATAAAGCTAACACTAACAAGAGTGATTTCGGACATGTTTTTATAGTTAGCGGAGAGCTTAGCGGAGCAGTTCAAATAGCTGGGAAAGCGGCTTTAGCGATGGGTGCAGGGCTTGTTAGTATCGTTAGTAAATCTAAAAATTTGATAACAGATCCGATTTTAATGAATGCAAAAGAGATAACCCAAAAGATGGCTTACGGAGCTCTTGGAATGGGGCTTGGAAAGCTTGATGAGGCTAAAAAAACAGAGCTTTTTAAAGCGCTTAATAGCAAAAAAGCGTTAGTGCTTGATGCCGATATGTGTTACGAAAAGCTTACGATAGAGCTTTTAAAATCTAAAAAAGATATCGTTATAACCCCTCATCCAAAGGAGTTTAGTTCGCTTTTAGAGCTTGGTGGATTTGGGGAATTTAGCGTGCAAGAAATTCAAGAAAATCGCTTTGAGCTTGCTATAGCGTGGAGCAAAAAATTTCCAAATGTGCTAGTGCTAAAAGGCGCTAACACGATCATAGCTTACGGCGGAAAAATTTACGTTATGCCCTACGGAAGTGTTGCACTTTCAAAAGCAGGAAGCGGTGACGCACTAAGTGGCATAATCATCTCTTTACTTGCTCAAGGCTACACTGCGCTTGATGCGGCGATAAGCGGCACTTTAGCTCACGCGTTAAGCGTGCGAAAATCAAAGCAAAATAACTACTCAATAACTCCAAAAGATATCATAAAAGGGCTTAAATGGTTACGAAAAAAATAG
- a CDS encoding YifB family Mg chelatase-like AAA ATPase, translated as MKSLKCATYTDGLKIVDVEATFNRGLPAISIVGLASTSIKESEARVKSALLAQNFSFPAQKIIINLSPSDMPKTGSYFDLPIALLIALQKEVRSNSFSEFFVFGELGLDGSIKSTASMFSILLFLSTSVTKAKVLVPKEIAKNAAMIPNLEIYAVNKLDEAIKFFLDDEFKQQCLAKETHPLFSNLTQICGKSYVANSKFELDFKDIKGQARAKRACLIAACGMHNIIFEGSPGCGKSMSAKRLRYILPPQNLDEILLSAAYASLNLQDHEFSALRAFRSPHHTSTKSSIFGGGTASARIGEVALANGGILFFDELPHFGKQILESLREPLEDNQIHISRVNSKITYKTKFMFVGAMNPCPCGNLFSKQLNCRCLETDIKRYKAKISEPLLDRIDLHVPMDEVASSDKSDITSTDMQREVLRVFEAQMKRGQSELNGKLSDEEIAKFCICDSEAKSVLDMSVGRFVLTQRGINKTLKVARTIADLDGSQIIKKPHILEALSFRVRSET; from the coding sequence ATGAAATCGCTAAAATGCGCTACTTACACAGATGGTTTAAAGATTGTTGATGTAGAAGCAACATTTAATAGAGGGTTGCCAGCAATTAGCATCGTAGGGCTTGCAAGCACAAGTATCAAAGAGAGCGAAGCAAGGGTAAAGTCAGCTCTTCTAGCTCAAAATTTCTCCTTTCCCGCTCAAAAAATCATCATAAATCTCTCTCCTTCAGACATGCCAAAGACGGGCAGTTATTTTGACCTTCCTATCGCGCTTTTGATCGCTTTACAAAAAGAGGTTAGGAGCAACTCTTTTAGCGAATTTTTCGTCTTTGGCGAGCTTGGACTTGACGGAAGCATCAAGAGCACGGCAAGCATGTTTTCTATACTTTTGTTTTTAAGCACAAGCGTTACAAAGGCTAAGGTTTTAGTGCCAAAAGAGATAGCTAAAAATGCTGCGATGATACCGAATTTAGAAATTTATGCTGTAAATAAGCTTGATGAGGCGATAAAATTTTTTCTTGATGATGAGTTTAAGCAGCAATGTTTAGCCAAAGAGACTCATCCTCTATTTTCAAATTTGACTCAAATTTGTGGCAAAAGTTATGTCGCAAACTCAAAATTTGAGCTTGATTTTAAGGATATCAAAGGTCAAGCTAGAGCCAAAAGAGCCTGCCTCATAGCTGCTTGTGGTATGCATAACATCATCTTTGAAGGAAGCCCTGGGTGTGGCAAAAGCATGAGCGCAAAGCGCTTAAGATATATCCTTCCGCCTCAAAATTTAGATGAAATTTTACTAAGCGCGGCATACGCGTCGCTAAATTTGCAAGATCACGAATTTAGCGCACTTAGAGCTTTTAGAAGTCCGCATCATACATCGACAAAAAGCTCGATATTTGGAGGCGGAACGGCAAGCGCAAGGATAGGTGAAGTCGCACTTGCAAACGGCGGGATACTGTTTTTTGACGAGCTTCCGCATTTTGGCAAGCAAATTTTAGAAAGCTTGCGCGAACCGCTTGAGGATAACCAAATCCACATCTCAAGGGTAAATTCTAAGATAACTTACAAGACAAAATTTATGTTTGTTGGAGCGATGAATCCTTGCCCGTGCGGAAATTTGTTCTCAAAGCAGCTAAATTGCAGATGTTTAGAAACCGATATCAAGCGATACAAGGCTAAAATTTCGGAGCCTCTATTAGACAGGATCGACCTGCACGTGCCTATGGATGAGGTTGCAAGTAGCGACAAAAGCGATATAACGAGTACCGATATGCAGCGTGAAGTTTTGCGTGTTTTTGAAGCGCAAATGAAGCGAGGACAAAGCGAGCTAAACGGCAAGCTAAGTGACGAAGAGATAGCTAAATTTTGCATTTGCGATAGTGAAGCTAAAAGCGTGCTAGATATGTCGGTTGGGCGATTTGTACTAACTCAGCGCGGTATAAATAAGACTTTAAAAGTAGCTCGTACGATCGCCGATCTTGACGGCTCGCAAATCATCAAAAAACCTCATATCTTAGAGGCTTTAAGCTTTCGAGTAAGGAGCGAAACATGA
- the def gene encoding peptide deformylase, producing the protein MILAVLTYPDKRLYQKSSHVDIFDQNLHTLLDNMYDTMIAKNGIGLAAIQVGNPIRALIINLVNEESEIQERADLFEIINPKIVCKEGEQIFQEGCLSVPGFYEDVKRAEKITLNYHDRYGKECELEADGLLAVAIQHEMDHLDGHLFIEKIGYNKRKKFDKEYRKLKNKTL; encoded by the coding sequence ATGATATTGGCAGTTTTAACCTATCCTGATAAAAGGCTATATCAAAAATCATCACATGTTGATATTTTTGATCAAAATTTGCATACCTTATTGGATAATATGTACGATACAATGATAGCCAAAAATGGCATCGGATTAGCAGCTATCCAGGTTGGAAACCCTATCAGAGCATTGATTATAAATTTAGTAAACGAAGAGAGCGAAATTCAAGAAAGAGCCGATTTGTTTGAGATAATCAACCCAAAAATAGTTTGCAAAGAGGGCGAGCAAATTTTCCAAGAAGGTTGCCTTAGCGTGCCAGGATTTTACGAAGATGTTAAACGTGCCGAAAAGATCACTCTAAACTATCACGATAGATACGGCAAAGAGTGCGAGCTTGAAGCGGACGGGCTTTTAGCTGTTGCGATACAACATGAGATGGATCACCTTGACGGACATCTTTTTATAGAAAAAATCGGCTACAACAAACGCAAAAAATTTGATAAAGAGTATAGGAAGTTAAAGAATAAAACTTTATGA
- a CDS encoding efflux RND transporter periplasmic adaptor subunit — MNSFKNIFTLIMISLLFTGCFKEENSKSKAQAVRQMPPAKVDIIKAKKEDIPITFEYPGKIVSNQDVTLRPKVSGTLIKQYFKAGDKVKAGDKLFLIDPEKYQASYDALEASVGVASATLKNAQTEFNRVKKLYEKKAVSQKEFDSAKSALDIANATLLSVKANSKNAKIDLGYTTVVAPFDGILGENLVDVGSFVSASATELVRLTQIDPISVKFYIADVDNLNRIKNVEAGSWAQNGAQATLKVGNQIFKGKVTFIDSVVDVNVGSVLAKAEFANSELKLLPGAFASVVMDGFYQKDGFKIPQVAIQQDAMNTFVLVLKDQKVTQKNVEISYQKEDYAVVSSGLEEGDLIIINNFKKIRVGAGAQADKEIK; from the coding sequence ATGAATAGTTTTAAGAATATTTTCACTCTAATAATGATTTCTCTTCTTTTTACGGGATGCTTTAAAGAAGAGAATTCAAAGTCAAAAGCTCAAGCTGTAAGGCAGATGCCGCCTGCAAAAGTTGACATCATAAAAGCCAAAAAAGAAGATATCCCGATCACCTTTGAATACCCAGGCAAAATCGTAAGCAACCAAGATGTGACGCTTAGACCAAAGGTTTCAGGCACTCTTATAAAGCAGTATTTTAAAGCTGGAGACAAGGTAAAAGCCGGAGATAAGCTATTTTTAATCGATCCTGAAAAGTATCAAGCAAGCTATGACGCTCTTGAAGCAAGCGTTGGAGTCGCAAGCGCAACACTTAAAAACGCTCAAACCGAATTTAACAGAGTAAAAAAACTATACGAGAAAAAAGCCGTAAGCCAAAAGGAATTTGACTCGGCAAAAAGCGCTCTTGATATAGCAAATGCAACCTTACTAAGCGTAAAAGCAAATTCTAAAAACGCAAAGATAGACCTTGGCTACACGACTGTAGTTGCACCGTTTGACGGAATTTTGGGCGAAAATTTAGTAGATGTGGGTTCATTTGTATCAGCTAGCGCAACCGAGCTTGTAAGGCTTACTCAGATAGACCCTATAAGCGTGAAATTTTATATCGCAGACGTTGATAATCTAAATAGAATTAAAAATGTAGAAGCCGGCTCTTGGGCTCAAAACGGCGCGCAAGCAACGCTAAAAGTAGGAAATCAAATTTTTAAAGGCAAAGTAACCTTTATAGATAGCGTTGTGGATGTAAATGTGGGCAGCGTTTTAGCTAAAGCTGAATTTGCAAATAGCGAGCTAAAGCTGCTTCCAGGAGCGTTTGCAAGTGTGGTTATGGATGGTTTTTATCAAAAAGACGGCTTTAAAATTCCTCAAGTTGCCATCCAGCAAGATGCCATGAATACCTTTGTACTTGTGCTAAAAGATCAAAAAGTCACGCAAAAAAATGTAGAAATTTCATATCAGAAAGAGGACTACGCCGTAGTTAGCAGCGGACTTGAAGAGGGCGATCTCATCATCATAAATAACTTTAAAAAGATTAGAGTTGGAGCCGGCGCGCAAGCTGATAAGGAGATAAAATAG
- a CDS encoding efflux transporter outer membrane subunit, with the protein MRNILIIAVAIFFAGCSFRPDLPNVDTNFEATYQLTTDIKDKWWEEFGDENLNTIVEDALNNNIDLKIAFLNLQKAEASLGIASADLFPSVNLNAGATRARTSGETYTKQDNVKYTNHSLNFGLNYEIDLWGRVKNSIEASKSSLKASKFDYDSARLTIASNIAKSYFTLVALNMREKVLSDTLKNYEEIMKFRKTQLEFGSVDNITFLQSKAQVDSAKASLVDIKNSISLALNSLSIMSGNSNNKILKGAVKSSKKLPKEPEVKAGISADILLRRSDVASAYETLKSTNALVGVSKAAYYPSISLTGLFGFVSEDLSRLFVVNANSWSLGGSLTQKIFDHGRIKNQVKIAETNEQIAALNYEKTVKTALSEVKNALTSRQNAKLSEQSIKELLNSQHKIYSIAKSRFDEGYSSHLELLDAQRNLLATELQNINANLNVLNSVVGVYKAFGGGFKLESELK; encoded by the coding sequence ATGCGTAATATACTCATAATCGCTGTTGCGATATTTTTTGCAGGCTGCTCGTTTAGACCTGATTTACCAAATGTCGATACAAATTTTGAGGCGACATATCAGCTAACAACCGATATCAAAGATAAATGGTGGGAAGAATTTGGCGATGAAAATTTAAACACTATCGTTGAAGATGCGCTTAACAACAATATTGATCTTAAGATAGCCTTTTTAAATTTGCAAAAGGCAGAAGCAAGCCTTGGAATAGCAAGTGCTGATCTTTTTCCTAGCGTAAATTTAAACGCAGGTGCCACAAGAGCTAGAACAAGCGGCGAAACCTATACAAAGCAAGACAATGTAAAATACACAAACCACTCTCTAAATTTCGGGCTAAACTACGAGATAGATCTTTGGGGCAGGGTCAAAAACAGCATAGAAGCTTCCAAGTCAAGCTTAAAAGCGAGCAAATTTGACTACGACAGCGCAAGACTTACCATAGCATCAAATATCGCCAAAAGCTACTTCACTTTGGTTGCTTTAAACATGCGAGAAAAGGTGCTAAGCGATACTCTCAAAAACTATGAAGAGATAATGAAATTTAGAAAAACTCAGCTTGAGTTTGGAAGTGTCGATAACATCACCTTTTTGCAAAGCAAAGCTCAAGTAGATAGCGCCAAAGCAAGCCTTGTGGATATAAAAAATTCAATCAGCCTAGCGTTAAATTCACTTAGCATAATGAGCGGCAATAGCAACAATAAAATTTTAAAAGGTGCCGTAAAAAGCTCCAAAAAATTACCAAAAGAACCAGAAGTAAAAGCCGGCATAAGTGCAGATATATTACTTAGAAGAAGCGATGTCGCCAGTGCTTATGAAACACTAAAAAGCACAAACGCCCTAGTTGGCGTATCTAAAGCCGCTTACTATCCATCCATCTCCTTAACCGGGCTTTTTGGATTTGTTAGCGAAGATTTATCTAGGCTATTTGTGGTAAATGCTAACAGTTGGAGTCTAGGAGGCTCTTTAACCCAAAAGATATTTGACCATGGACGCATCAAAAATCAAGTAAAAATAGCCGAAACCAACGAGCAAATAGCGGCTCTAAACTACGAAAAAACTGTAAAAACAGCCCTTAGCGAAGTTAAAAATGCACTTACTTCAAGGCAAAACGCAAAGCTTTCAGAGCAAAGCATCAAAGAGCTTTTAAACTCACAACACAAAATTTACAGCATTGCTAAAAGTAGATTTGACGAGGGCTACAGCAGCCACCTTGAACTACTTGACGCACAAAGAAATCTGCTTGCCACAGAGCTTCAAAATATAAATGCAAATTTAAACGTATTAAATTCAGTTGTAGGAGTTTATAAGGCATTTGGCGGAGGGTTTAAACTTGAGAGCGAATTAAAATAA